One genomic region from Bacilli bacterium encodes:
- the mscL gene encoding large conductance mechanosensitive channel protein MscL, translated as MKKFWSDFKAFISRGNVLDMAVGVIIGAAFKAIVSSFVTDIITPLISLLVKADVTDWSVTLRPAVTHLEGAEVIIDKAAVVLTYGIFIQSIIDFLMIAFVLFVIIKVATASANKRAELIAKINKKKQAGETLNEEEIKVDAATVPQDVILLQEIRDLLKEKADGESASSKDQSKAE; from the coding sequence ATGAAAAAGTTTTGGTCGGACTTTAAAGCCTTTATTTCACGGGGGAATGTATTGGATATGGCTGTCGGTGTCATTATCGGCGCCGCTTTTAAGGCCATCGTTTCTTCATTTGTAACCGATATTATTACCCCTTTGATTTCGCTGTTGGTAAAAGCGGATGTAACCGATTGGTCGGTGACATTGCGGCCGGCGGTTACGCACCTTGAAGGCGCGGAAGTAATCATTGATAAGGCGGCGGTGGTCCTTACATACGGCATCTTCATTCAGTCGATTATCGATTTTCTGATGATTGCTTTTGTTTTATTTGTAATCATAAAAGTGGCAACTGCTTCGGCCAACAAGCGCGCCGAACTGATTGCTAAAATCAACAAGAAAAAGCAAGCCGGAGAAACGCTTAATGAAGAGGAAATTAAAGTTGATGCCGCCACCGTTCCTCAGGACGTTATCCTGCTTCAAGAAATACGCGATTTACTAAAAGAAAAAGCGGATGGAGAATCCGCTTCTAGTAAAGATCAAAGTAAAGCCGAATAA
- a CDS encoding DegV family protein, translating into MRKIKIITDSTCDIPPELIQKYDITIVPLYVSFGEETFADGVEITVPELFAKEKATGIMPKTSATGPEIFNQVFKKYIDEDYDIFYTGIGSGFSSTFQSATIARQEFTEGRIALVDSKNLSSGSGLLTLEAVRLREEGKTLSEIASSVEELVPNVRAQFIVDNLDYLYKGGRLSGAKFFFGRMLRAHPFIVVNDGKMDVAATPKGKIIRALDHQLDIFKKHLAEGIRPERVIITSVVAEEAEKYYFEELSKLVDPKTIVCSKAGSVIASHCGVGTIGILYIRKVKNGLDN; encoded by the coding sequence ATGCGAAAAATTAAAATCATTACTGATTCTACTTGTGACATTCCACCTGAGCTTATTCAAAAATACGATATTACTATCGTTCCCTTATATGTATCTTTCGGTGAGGAAACCTTCGCTGATGGCGTAGAAATAACTGTACCCGAATTATTCGCCAAAGAAAAAGCCACCGGCATTATGCCCAAAACGAGTGCTACCGGACCCGAGATTTTTAATCAAGTATTTAAAAAGTACATTGATGAAGATTACGATATTTTTTACACCGGTATTGGCTCGGGATTTTCTAGCACCTTCCAAAGCGCAACCATCGCCCGACAAGAATTTACCGAAGGACGAATTGCCTTGGTGGATTCAAAGAATCTCAGCAGTGGCAGCGGACTTTTGACTTTAGAGGCGGTCCGTTTACGGGAAGAAGGAAAAACGCTTTCGGAAATAGCTTCTTCCGTTGAAGAACTGGTACCGAATGTCCGCGCGCAATTTATCGTTGATAATCTCGATTACCTCTATAAGGGCGGACGTTTAAGCGGGGCAAAGTTTTTCTTTGGAAGAATGCTTCGCGCTCACCCTTTCATTGTTGTTAATGACGGAAAGATGGATGTTGCCGCTACCCCAAAAGGAAAGATTATTCGGGCTCTTGACCATCAGTTAGACATTTTTAAAAAACATTTAGCGGAGGGGATTCGTCCTGAACGGGTAATCATTACTTCCGTGGTTGCCGAAGAGGCAGAAAAATACTATTTTGAGGAACTTTCTAAATTGGTGGACCCCAAAACTATCGTTTGCTCTAAAGCGGGATCGGTTATCGCCAGTCATTGTGGAGTCGGAACGATTGGTATCCTCTACATTCGTAAAGTCAAAAACGGATTGGATAATTAA
- a CDS encoding TldD/PmbA family protein has protein sequence MNFKKFFEIGQAQGLDSLELNYHAGRDLNISVFHGEVSQFSVADAKVIAARGIYNGKFGSASSEKIEACTPAYLVEEIKENAKVNEEETPAIIFPGSKQYKRKNMFNPAIEAWSTEDKIALLLKIEDHLKKADSRISDVEEVQYSESMDESIKMNSFGLKLKEKRNYFVIYASVIVKDKGDTKTGYKIYLGNNPQEFDLDQFVAEVVKNAVSKLGGAPCKSKKYPVVLNPRVTASLLSAYMSNASAELVQKHTSLFEGKVNQVVASKKITIIEDPLAKNVFYTYFDSEGVATYKKTFVDKGVLKQFAYNLGTAAKDGVESTGNGQQGGAKIGIGFFGLTIKPGRKSEDEVLGKIKEGVYLTEVQGLHAGLNPRSGNFSLQASGFMIRDGKLAEPVNLITVAGNLVEMFKNVKEVANNSELQLSSTNTPSILVSKLAISGK, from the coding sequence ATGAACTTCAAGAAATTTTTTGAAATCGGTCAGGCCCAAGGGCTTGATTCATTGGAACTCAATTATCATGCCGGACGGGATTTGAATATTTCGGTTTTTCATGGTGAAGTGTCCCAATTCTCCGTCGCTGATGCGAAGGTAATCGCGGCCCGGGGTATCTATAACGGCAAGTTTGGTTCGGCTTCATCGGAAAAAATTGAAGCCTGCACCCCAGCTTATCTCGTCGAGGAAATAAAGGAAAACGCTAAAGTTAACGAAGAGGAAACGCCTGCGATTATATTTCCTGGATCAAAACAATATAAACGGAAGAATATGTTCAATCCCGCGATTGAAGCGTGGTCAACCGAAGATAAGATTGCGCTTTTACTCAAAATTGAAGATCATCTTAAAAAAGCCGATTCGCGGATCAGCGATGTTGAGGAAGTTCAATACTCCGAGTCGATGGACGAGAGTATTAAAATGAATTCCTTCGGCTTGAAGCTGAAAGAAAAAAGAAATTACTTTGTCATTTATGCTTCGGTTATTGTCAAAGACAAGGGTGATACTAAAACCGGATATAAGATTTATCTCGGCAACAATCCTCAAGAATTCGATCTTGATCAATTTGTCGCCGAAGTGGTTAAAAATGCCGTCAGCAAGTTAGGCGGAGCGCCCTGTAAGAGCAAAAAATACCCGGTTGTGTTAAATCCGCGGGTAACGGCGAGTCTTCTCAGCGCATATATGAGTAATGCCAGTGCCGAGCTCGTACAAAAGCACACTTCATTATTTGAAGGTAAAGTAAACCAAGTTGTCGCTTCCAAAAAAATCACCATTATTGAAGATCCCTTAGCCAAAAATGTCTTCTATACCTATTTTGATAGCGAGGGCGTTGCTACCTATAAAAAGACCTTCGTTGATAAAGGTGTTCTTAAGCAATTTGCCTATAATCTAGGTACCGCGGCCAAAGACGGCGTTGAAAGCACCGGCAACGGTCAGCAGGGCGGGGCAAAAATCGGAATTGGATTCTTTGGCTTAACCATTAAACCCGGCCGAAAGAGCGAAGATGAGGTTTTAGGCAAAATCAAAGAGGGTGTTTACTTGACTGAGGTTCAGGGACTACATGCTGGTCTCAACCCCCGGAGCGGAAACTTCTCCCTTCAAGCAAGCGGATTTATGATTCGGGACGGCAAATTAGCCGAACCCGTTAATCTTATTACCGTCGCCGGCAATTTAGTGGAGATGTTTAAGAACGTCAAAGAGGTAGCCAATAACAGCGAGCTTCAACTTAGTTCCACCAACACCCCATCAATTCTTGTCAGCAAACTAGCCATTTCCGGAAAATAA
- a CDS encoding TldD/PmbA family protein, whose translation MISKSLALQVLNAGLATGADFAEIYLEEVNSSVLRVENGKTQGTSTDTTYGAGIRLLNGFKSVYGSTNDLSKKGLVDLASTLAASFNEKQKVSVSQIKKVRSKTHHLPRRSTKDVSREEKISLLKECSNIMSEVGKEIVRSITSLVEEHKEVTIFNSDGKELSDSRERNRFTMAAVAGSADGMETSFSGPGAQAGFEYFTDVVKVKKLAEETAEKAIKTLKAVDCPSGKMPVVIGNGFGGVIFHESCGHPLEATSVSKGFSIFAGKKGEQIANPVVTAIDDGTIENGWGSGNIDDEGTPCQKNVLIKDGILTSYMVDPFNGRRMDAKSTGSSRRESYRYEPTSRMTNTYIDSGKSTPEEIIASVKLGLYAKSLGGGSVNPATGDFNFAADEAYIIRDGKVAEQVKGATLIGNGSDILKHIDMVANDLERAQGMCGSVSGSIPVDVGQPTIRVNEITVGGNGGELK comes from the coding sequence ATGATTTCCAAATCATTAGCGCTCCAAGTATTGAATGCAGGTCTTGCAACCGGCGCCGATTTCGCGGAGATTTATCTTGAAGAGGTAAATAGCAGCGTACTTCGGGTGGAAAACGGTAAAACGCAGGGCACAAGCACCGATACGACATATGGCGCGGGGATTCGTCTATTAAACGGATTCAAAAGTGTCTACGGCTCTACTAACGATCTTAGTAAGAAAGGCTTGGTTGATCTAGCATCAACTCTCGCCGCCTCTTTTAATGAAAAACAGAAAGTCTCAGTAAGCCAAATTAAAAAAGTTCGCAGTAAAACTCATCATCTGCCGAGAAGATCGACCAAAGATGTGAGTCGAGAAGAAAAGATTTCTTTGCTTAAAGAATGCTCAAATATTATGAGCGAAGTCGGGAAGGAAATCGTGAGAAGTATCACTTCTTTGGTTGAAGAACATAAAGAAGTTACCATCTTTAATTCCGATGGTAAGGAGTTGTCCGATTCTCGGGAAAGAAATCGCTTCACTATGGCTGCGGTCGCGGGTAGCGCTGATGGTATGGAAACTTCCTTCAGCGGGCCGGGCGCGCAGGCCGGTTTTGAGTATTTTACCGATGTGGTAAAGGTAAAAAAGCTAGCCGAGGAAACAGCTGAGAAAGCTATTAAAACATTGAAAGCCGTCGATTGTCCAAGTGGCAAAATGCCGGTGGTTATCGGTAACGGTTTTGGCGGGGTAATCTTCCATGAATCTTGCGGCCATCCGTTGGAAGCCACTTCGGTTTCAAAAGGATTTTCGATCTTTGCCGGTAAGAAGGGCGAGCAGATTGCTAACCCGGTAGTTACGGCCATTGATGATGGCACGATTGAAAATGGCTGGGGAAGCGGAAATATTGACGATGAGGGAACTCCTTGCCAAAAGAATGTCCTTATTAAGGATGGAATTCTTACCAGCTATATGGTCGACCCCTTCAACGGGCGGAGAATGGATGCCAAATCAACTGGCTCTTCCCGTAGAGAAAGTTATCGTTATGAGCCGACATCAAGAATGACAAACACCTATATCGACAGTGGCAAATCGACCCCTGAAGAGATTATTGCTTCGGTCAAGCTTGGCTTATATGCCAAATCACTTGGCGGCGGTTCAGTAAATCCCGCGACTGGTGACTTTAACTTTGCGGCGGATGAAGCCTATATCATCCGTGATGGCAAAGTTGCCGAACAGGTCAAGGGGGCCACTCTAATTGGCAACGGCAGCGATATTCTCAAGCATATCGATATGGTCGCCAATGACCTTGAGCGGGCTCAAGGAATGTGCGGCTCGGTATCCGGTTCAATTCCGGTTGATGTCGGTCAGCCGACAATCCGCGTCAATGAAATTACCGTCGGTGGTAACGGAGGAGAGTTAAAATGA
- a CDS encoding glycosyltransferase family 4 protein, giving the protein MSKKVISVLSRADSVDGQGVGSAYVEQVNLLQKGAGDLFEMRINKKGKADLIHVHTVNPEFYRTFARAKCPTVMYCHVLPDTLDGSIKLPKLFFGIFKRYLVSFYTHADYVVVVNPIFIEPLIKLGVAGDRVVYIPNFVDHDTFRRLPDEERNTIRRRYAIDEKAFVVLGVGQVQTRKGVKDFVEVAKMNPTMQFVWAGGFSFKGITDGYKELKAIMDNPPSNVKFLGIVPRKDMNEIYNLADVLFMPSYNELFPMAILEAVNSNTPLLLRDLDLYKNILFGDYLSGNTNEDFASTLNKLASDSAFFQKAEEYSKNIASYYTAEHVLKIWIDFYTKVINDKDNILKTRKARIKKAKAIQRQNRRTKQ; this is encoded by the coding sequence ATGAGCAAGAAGGTAATTAGTGTCTTAAGTCGAGCCGATTCAGTTGATGGCCAAGGGGTCGGAAGCGCCTATGTGGAACAGGTAAATCTGTTGCAAAAAGGGGCTGGTGATCTTTTTGAAATGCGGATAAATAAAAAGGGAAAAGCGGATTTAATTCACGTCCATACGGTAAATCCGGAATTCTATCGCACTTTTGCCCGGGCGAAATGTCCGACGGTGATGTATTGCCACGTACTTCCAGATACGCTGGACGGGTCAATTAAACTGCCTAAACTTTTCTTTGGGATTTTTAAACGCTATTTAGTTAGCTTTTATACTCATGCCGATTACGTAGTCGTAGTCAATCCGATTTTTATTGAGCCATTGATTAAATTGGGGGTTGCCGGTGACCGAGTTGTCTATATTCCCAATTTTGTTGACCACGATACTTTTCGCCGCTTACCTGACGAGGAAAGAAACACAATCAGAAGGCGGTATGCGATTGATGAAAAGGCCTTCGTCGTTTTGGGCGTCGGCCAAGTTCAGACCCGCAAAGGGGTGAAAGATTTTGTTGAAGTGGCCAAAATGAATCCGACGATGCAATTTGTTTGGGCGGGGGGCTTTTCCTTTAAAGGTATCACCGATGGTTATAAGGAATTGAAGGCAATAATGGATAATCCGCCATCGAACGTGAAATTTCTTGGCATTGTTCCAAGAAAAGATATGAATGAAATATATAATTTAGCCGATGTCCTGTTCATGCCGTCTTATAACGAGCTTTTCCCGATGGCAATTCTCGAAGCGGTCAACAGCAATACACCCTTGCTTCTGCGTGACTTAGATTTGTATAAGAATATTCTTTTTGGCGATTACCTTTCGGGAAATACCAATGAGGATTTTGCTTCTACTTTGAACAAGCTGGCTTCCGATTCTGCTTTCTTTCAAAAAGCCGAAGAATATTCAAAAAATATTGCCTCCTACTATACGGCTGAGCATGTGTTAAAGATTTGGATTGATTTTTATACCAAAGTTATCAACGATAAAGACAATATTTTAAAGACGAGAAAAGCGAGAATAAAAAAAGCCAAA